Genomic DNA from Hymenobacter jejuensis:
GGCCGTGGCTTTTTTGCTGTTTTCGGGGCTGAGCTTGCTGGGGCACTACACGGCCGACATGCCGTATTACCGCGGCATGCCGGTTATTACGTGGTGGGGGTTTAGTATCACGTCGTTTCTGCTGTTGGTGCTGCTTATTCTAGGCACCCGAAAGCGGAAAGAGTAACGGAAAGGCTTGTTCTGACACGAAATCGCCCCACTAGTTAGTAACCAGTGGGGCGATTTTGCTCAGAGAGCTACGAGCAAACTTAGTGCGCGTGAATACGCTTGCGCTTTTGCCGACGCCGTTCCTGCGCCTGCTTTACCCGGCGATGCAGTTCCTGCTGGGCAGTTTCGGCTTGGCTCGAAGCGTCCGACGAGGTCGTCGCTGCGTTGTTGGATTCAGTGGAGGCCATAACAAAAGAGTTGGTGTGAATCCTTGCGTATACGTAGGGCAGCGACAGGGTTTGCCGAGGATTGGAAATAAAATTTGGCAACCGCTTCAGCCTTGGCTGTAATCGGCTACTTCAACTTGCAGATACTGAGCTAACAAAGCGGCTTTCTCCACTGCTTCCCTACGCTTCTGCAAGTCGTATTCTTGCACAACAATTCCTTGGGCCGAGTCGCGAACTGATAGCAGTAGGATATATCCTGCATGCTTCTTATTCACGACTTGGCCGACCTTGGTTGTGGTTGTAGTTCCGTAAGCGTAATACTTCAAAACCACCCGGACGATATCGGGGAGGGCATCCCACTGGCCACCTGTTATGCCAGCGAAACGAGTATAGAAGCGGTATCTTTTGTTAGTAAAATCAAACGAAATCCCTTGCTCAAGCGGAGTTATCGGATAAACCAGTAGCAAGCAAAGGCTCGTTTCAATCATGTAATTACTTACCGCTAGCATTGCAGCAGCTAAGACCAGCGCCCAAACTATCGCTGTCTGGCCGGCAAATCGAAGGTTTTGCTTTAAGCAAACTGAGTACAGATTCATCACTTTTGAAAAGCCCAAGCCGGATAGGCCCGCCTGCATTGTGCCTTACGCCTGCTCGAACAAGGCGACCTCGACGTCGAGATAGGCAGCCAGTTCATCGGCCAATTCCAAGGCCTCTGGCTTTTCTGATTCGTGAAACTTCTTCACAATAATACCTTTCGCCGACTGTCCCACCGATAACATAACTATGTAATAGTGAACGGGATTGTTGACCTGCCAACCTCGTCTGCCGGCAATTGGAAGCTCCGAAAAAAACTTAACCACTACCCGATTTACAGGGGGAAGCGGCTGCCAAGTGCCAACTTTCATTCCGAGGACTGTAGCAAAATACCGATAACGTCTTCTGGAAGGATCAAGGGCAAAATCAGTGCTGCTGAAACCAAGAACACAGGCCACTATGAGGCTGATGATGGCCAGCGTGGCGAACATGCGGGCGATAGAAGCCGAATTGCTTTGCGTCGCCATCACGCAACACGTAAATCCTAAAGCAAGCAGGAACGGGAACCCCCAGCGCGCTACGAAGCCTCTAGATTGGATGGTAGTGATGAACATTACAGCAGGTTAGCGCCAAGAATGCTTCAGTAGATGCTAATTCTGCACTTGCAACAGCACCCGCTAAGTCTAGAAAATGATTCCTAAATCGAGGCGCAGGGATTTGTGCGTGGGTGCCGATTCGTAAAAACCCGTGGCATCAAGCATTTGGTCCGTGCGCACTTCCAGGCTCAGAGTTGGCAACGAGGCCCGTTGCACCAAAATGCCCGCGCCACCCGCTAAGCCAAAGCTGGCACCACCCGGGTTGTGAAGCGCATGCTTATCCGGCTCGGTCTGGTTGGAACTCTGGAAAATGTTGGCAGACTGATTGTTGAAATTGAGACCGTAACTCGGTCCGGCATTCAAGTAGGGGTGTATGGACTTGCGGCCGAAGGTATAGCGCAACAACAACGGAATCTGGAGCTGCGAATACCGAACGGACGTTGTGAGTGTCGTTGTATAAGCTGCGTAGCCGTTGAAATAATCGATGGGGCCATACGAGCTACGCAGCGCCAGATAGGTAATTTCTACCAATGCAGATAGCCTAGACTTGTTGGTAGTTTGCACAAATAGCCCTACCTGATAACCCAGGGCTTTCTGATGCTGACCAGTATAAGGCTTTTGGGAGAACTTGAAGTCTGATGCGTTAAGGCCCGCTTTTATGCCATAGGAAGTTCGTATTCCGTTGGGTGCTTTCACAACTTGGCTAGGCTGTTGTGGCTGACGGCAAGTATTATAGGTTGTAATCAGAGAAGTCACACCCGGAGTGGTGTACGGATAGCGGCTTTCGATTTTGCTGTATGTAAAATCCAGCGTTGGGCACCCAGTAAGTACTTTCAGATAAGTCAAGCGAGCTGTGCCCGGCGCCACTTCTATAACATAAGCTGTATCAGCGGGCTGCAAATAATAACGTAGATCTCCATCCGTGTTTTTGCCGGTATACAAGCTAACAAAGCCATGCACCAGTGGCGCTACGAACTGACGGTTGCCATGAGGCCCAACCGCTTTGCTGACCCCAATAGGCCCGTCAGCGTCGCCGTAGCTAGTAACCTCTGCGGGAGCAAACTCAGTAGTACCTTTTCCTTCTTGATACAGGCGTACTGTTTTGAGTTTTTCTGGTATTTGCAGTCGACCGCGCAAGGTGTCGCCGCCAGCAGTAACAAGGTAATCCTGATTAACACGCTGGGCGGTAGCCGCAAACGCAGTGAGCCCAAAGGCTGCTAGTAAAACAAATGACTTCACGTAAAAAAAGGTAGAGTTTTGGCAACAGAGATTGAAAATAGAACAACAGGAATATTCGACTTCAAAGAAACCGCGCTTTCAAGTAAGAAAAAAGCCCTGGCACGTGCGCCAGGGCTTTTTTCTTACTTGAAAGGAATTTGTAATCTACCGTAGCTTCATGTCGTCGATGATGCGGGCAATGCGCTCGGTCAAGATGCGGTTTTCCATCTCGTAATCCACGGCCGATTTTAGCGGTTGTTTTACGCTGAAATAGAATTTGATCTTCGGCTCGGTACCCGATGGGCGGGCTGAAATCTTGCTGCCGTCGGCGGTGATGAATTGTAGCACGTTGGAGGCTTCCAGGCCCGTTGGGGTTTCGATGCCCGTCCGCAGGTCATGTAGGGTACCTTTCTGATAATCACGCACTTCTACCACCGGTGAGCCGGCAATAGTAGCGGGCGGATTGGCCCGCAGATCGCGCATCATTTCCTGGATCTCCTCGGCGCCGCGCTGGCCTTTTTTCGTGATCGAAATCAAGTCTTCCTTATACAGCCCGTACTCGGCGTACATGGCTACCATTGCCTCGTACAGCGACTGGCCACGGTCTTTGGCCACGGCGGCCATCTCGGCAATAAGGGCGCAGGCCGACACTGCGTCTTTGTCGCGCACGAAGCTGCCGATCATGTAACCGTAGCTCTCCTCGCCGCCGCCGATGTACGTTTCCTTGCCTTCCAGATCGCGGATGATGCCCGCAATGTACTTGAAGCCCGTGAGCGTCTGGTACGCCTTTACGCCGTGGGCATACGCAATATCGCCGAGCACGTCGCTGGTTACGATGGTGTAGACGATGAAGTCCTGATCGGTCATTTTGCCGGCCTGTTTGCGGGCCGACAGCAAATAGTGCGTCAGCAAAGCTGCCGTCTGGTTGCCGTTGACGAGCACCCATTCGCCGTTGCTGTTTTTTACGCCGATGCCTACCCGGTCCGAGTCGGGGTCGGTGGCCAGCACAATATCCGCGTCAAGCTGCTTGGCTTGGTCGAGGGCGATTTGCATGGCCGCTTTCTCCTCGGGATTGGGCGAAACCACCGTCGGGAAGTTACCGTCCGGGGTGGCCTGCTCCTGCACGATGTGCACATTCGTAAACCCGAAGCGCTCTAATGCCTTGGGTACCAACGTGATACCAGTACCATGCAAGGGCGTGTACACGATCTTCAGATCGTGCTGGCGCTGAATCGCCGCCGGGTTGATGCTAAGTTTCTGTACTTCAGTAAGATATGCATCGTCCAAATCGGCACCGATCATGTGGATGCGCGACTCGTCGGCCTGAAACTTCACTTCGTCAACGGAATGAATGGCGTTGACCTCGTGGATGATGTTCTTGTCGTGGGGCGCAACTACTTGCGCGCCGTCCTGCCAATACACCTTATAGCCGTTGTACTCTTTGGGGTTGTGCGAAGCCGTGACCACGACGCCGCTTTGGCACCCCAAGTGCCGAATCGTGTACGATAGCTCCGGCGTAGGTCGCAGATCCTCAAACAGATACACCGTAATGCCGTTGGCCGAAAAAATGCCGGCCGCAATGCGCGCAAACTCCCGGCTGTTGTTGCGCGAGTCGTGGGCGATGGCCACCTTAATTTCCTGGTTCGGGAAAGATTTCACGAGGTAGTTGCAAAGCCCTTGCGTGGCCATGCCCAGGGTGTAGCGGTTCATGCGGTTGGAGCCCGTGCCCATTACGCCGCGCAGGCCGCCCGTGCCAAACTCCAGATTGCGGTAAAAAGCGTCGCTCAGGGCTTCTTCCTGGCTGCCATCCGCCATTAACTGACGAATATTAGCCTTTGATTCTTCGTCATAATTACCTGATAACCAGGTATTTATCTTTTCTTGGATTTCGGTAGTCAGCGCCATGTAGGGAGGGGGTAAAAGCGAAGGTTCAGAGTAGGAGACTCAAAGAAAGAAGAAAATGCCGAAGCATGGTAGTGTGAGCCCAAGGTCACATGAATATGCGATTGAAATGTTGGCTTTTTTTTCCGCACTTGCGAAGGAAAATGGCCGTGCTGTGGATGGGCTAAACAGCACGGCCTCAGGTGGTAGTGTAGCCCTCTCGGATTACTCTTTCAATGCCATGAAACAGATTCATCGCCTCATTAACCTGCTGATGATCGTGGTGCTGCTCGTGCTGCTACTCATCCCGGTAGCGGTCGTATTTGCCCACAAACCAGCGCCCACTGACAAGCCGGCGCAACACGGCAGAACGGCGGTCCGCCTCGTTGTGTTTCACCAAGCTCCAAATAGCTTGGGGGCCACGGGCGTCAATGCGTTGTATCTGGCTTAAAAAAAAGCCCCAACCTCCGGGTTCGGAAGCTAGGGCTTTATATTTATATTGGCTGTAGAGTGCTGTCAGCCAACGGATTAGATTTTTATAAATTACCCCGCAACGCCTGTTCGCGTTCGATGGCTTCGAACAAGGCTTTGAAATTGCCTTTCCCAAAGCTCTTGGCGCCTTTGCGCTGGATGATCTCGTAGAACACCGTCGGGCGGTCTTCTACGGGCTTCGTAAAAATCTGAAGCAGATAGCCTTCTTCATCGCGATCGACGAGCAGGTTCAAGGCCTTAATCGATTCTAGGTCTTCCTCAATGGCCCCTACGCGGTCGAGCAGGTCTTCGTAATACGTTTCGGGCACGCTCAGAAACTCGACGCCCCGGCGGCGCAGCTCCGTTACGGTGCGGCGAATGTCGTGGGTGATGATGGCAATGTGCTGAACGCCAGGCGAATGATAGAAATCGAGATACTCTTCAATCTGCGACTTTTTCTTGCCCTCGGCCGGCTCGTTAATCGGGAATTTGACAAACCCGTTGCCGTTGCTCACCACTTTCGACATCAACGCCGAATACTCCGTGCTGATGTCGTCGTCGTCGAAGGTGATGAGCAGTTTGAAGCCCATCACGTCTTCGTAAAACTTCACCCACTGGTTCATTTCGCCCCAGCCCACGTTGCCCACGCAGTGGTCGATGTACTCGAGGCCCACGGGCTCGCCTTGCGGAACGTTGCTGGTTTTGGCTACGAAGCCGGGCAGAAAGGGCCCGCTGTAGTTGGTGCGCTCGACAAAAGTGTGGATGGTTTCGCCGTAGGTATAAATGCCGG
This window encodes:
- a CDS encoding porin family protein; the protein is MKSFVLLAAFGLTAFAATAQRVNQDYLVTAGGDTLRGRLQIPEKLKTVRLYQEGKGTTEFAPAEVTSYGDADGPIGVSKAVGPHGNRQFVAPLVHGFVSLYTGKNTDGDLRYYLQPADTAYVIEVAPGTARLTYLKVLTGCPTLDFTYSKIESRYPYTTPGVTSLITTYNTCRQPQQPSQVVKAPNGIRTSYGIKAGLNASDFKFSQKPYTGQHQKALGYQVGLFVQTTNKSRLSALVEITYLALRSSYGPIDYFNGYAAYTTTLTTSVRYSQLQIPLLLRYTFGRKSIHPYLNAGPSYGLNFNNQSANIFQSSNQTEPDKHALHNPGGASFGLAGGAGILVQRASLPTLSLEVRTDQMLDATGFYESAPTHKSLRLDLGIIF
- a CDS encoding phospho-sugar mutase encodes the protein MALTTEIQEKINTWLSGNYDEESKANIRQLMADGSQEEALSDAFYRNLEFGTGGLRGVMGTGSNRMNRYTLGMATQGLCNYLVKSFPNQEIKVAIAHDSRNNSREFARIAAGIFSANGITVYLFEDLRPTPELSYTIRHLGCQSGVVVTASHNPKEYNGYKVYWQDGAQVVAPHDKNIIHEVNAIHSVDEVKFQADESRIHMIGADLDDAYLTEVQKLSINPAAIQRQHDLKIVYTPLHGTGITLVPKALERFGFTNVHIVQEQATPDGNFPTVVSPNPEEKAAMQIALDQAKQLDADIVLATDPDSDRVGIGVKNSNGEWVLVNGNQTAALLTHYLLSARKQAGKMTDQDFIVYTIVTSDVLGDIAYAHGVKAYQTLTGFKYIAGIIRDLEGKETYIGGGEESYGYMIGSFVRDKDAVSACALIAEMAAVAKDRGQSLYEAMVAMYAEYGLYKEDLISITKKGQRGAEEIQEMMRDLRANPPATIAGSPVVEVRDYQKGTLHDLRTGIETPTGLEASNVLQFITADGSKISARPSGTEPKIKFYFSVKQPLKSAVDYEMENRILTERIARIIDDMKLR
- the hppD gene encoding 4-hydroxyphenylpyruvate dioxygenase, producing the protein METMTSPAVQAHPAHDFLPLNGTDHLEFYVGNAKQSAYYYQAAFGYQLVAYAGPETGLRDRASYVLQQGKIRLVLTTSLLPDSEITEHVRQHSDGVKVMALWVDDARKSFEETTKRGAKPAFEPYTLKDEHGEVTLAGIYTYGETIHTFVERTNYSGPFLPGFVAKTSNVPQGEPVGLEYIDHCVGNVGWGEMNQWVKFYEDVMGFKLLITFDDDDISTEYSALMSKVVSNGNGFVKFPINEPAEGKKKSQIEEYLDFYHSPGVQHIAIITHDIRRTVTELRRRGVEFLSVPETYYEDLLDRVGAIEEDLESIKALNLLVDRDEEGYLLQIFTKPVEDRPTVFYEIIQRKGAKSFGKGNFKALFEAIEREQALRGNL